The stretch of DNA TCCAATTTTTTTGGTTCTTTCTATGAGGTAAATATTGCTTGCTTCTTATGCATCCTAAAATTATATAGATTGACTTATGAATCCCTTATGATACTGCTTTTTTGCTCGAATGTTGGGTTTTATATGGTTAAGCATGCTTTCTTCCGAACCTACACATATTTTCCATCAAGAACAATAAATAAGTTTCAGTGGCTCTCCCATTTTGCCGTGTATTTGCTAATGATATACAGTACAAAGATTATTTAGATTATTTATACCTTATTTCTTTTCGCTGGGCCAAAGCTTCTCGTCTGTGTGCGAGGACGAACTCGGAGATGTCAAGCCAGAGCTTGACTGAAGCGGTTGCTGGGGCCCCAAAGTCGTCTCAGATGCCCTttctttgccctttccctttcccttccaccATTTTTTACTCGACTTGTCAGCTTCATTACTCAAAGGCGAAGTATATCTGCCAAGTTCAATGCCACCCCTTGCACGCTCCGGCATTTTCCCTAGCGATATAGCCTCCTCCTTTACCTTTCTCGATTCTGTCGCTTCGTCAGATTTCGCATGCTTGAATTCTTCCAAAATCCGCTTTCGGTCTTCTTGGGTTATCTTCCTGAGTTCTTCGATACTAGCTGCTTTTCGTGAAGGTCGGAGTGATTCGGCTGGGGAAGAGTAATCGAGAGTGAAGAGTTTTGTGGCTCGGCCGTCTACCTCGCGTATTGCGCCTTGCGCACCATATCGAACTGCCGATATACCACTACCCAAAGGTCGTGTAACGAGAGACACACCTTGTAGACGTTAGCTTTTGTCATTTACATTGTAAGTCATAAACTTACCGCCTCTCACGAGTCCAAAGACCCCACCAACTGGACCCTATGTCTGGTTGTCAGGATCTCTATAAAAGTGCCGACCGCCATCGCAACTCACTCCCTCCTTGAATCCATACAGAGGCTCCATGACTAGCGCTTTCATACCATCCTTTACACCAGTGGTAAGTTCATCCCTTGCTTCCTTCATCCCTGACTTAAAGTCGGTAATGGGAACTCTCTGGCGTGTAGCTTGTTCGTATGACCACGTCCAACCGCCCGAAGGGTTTCGGACTTGGGAAATGATGACTGGCTGCTGTGCTGAGATGTCGACTTCTCTCTGAGGAACCTTTGGGAAAAGTCCGATCAGCTGTGGCTCAAATCTTCACAAAAGAAACTTACCGGTTGGTTGAACATGTGCAACACATTCAACACAGATGCAGTCAAAGCAAGGAAGAACGCTTGGGTACCTCCAATGATAGGATCCGAGTCGGCAATATTCACTGGGTATTCCTTTGATCCTGCACTAGCGATTAGAAATGATCAGGTTTGTTGATGAAAAAAGGTTACGATTCGGTTCAAGCGTTTTGAAAGACAACTTCCCCTCATCGACCAACACTCCAGCAGCAATCCccgaaagatgaaggttgTACTCAGGGGAATACCAAATAGCAGCTCTAGAAGGAATGATATCGCATCTACTAAGTGGTTAGCTGATTCTCAATGCGCCATATCTAACAATTCACCTCATGCTAAGCAAGGGAAGGTGCTTATGGATGGTCTCCGCAGCCCCCTTTGTACCGTCCTCAGTAGACAATTGTGATCCATACTCTCTGGCGGCAGATTGAACTCTCGGAGATAAcgcctcttccaaagcAGAGGTGATCTCTTCACAGCTAAGGACGTCTGACGAGATGAAAGCAGCAATGCCCACTTGATGGATCTGTCTGCCCCAGAAGCTATAGACATGGGTTAGTGAGGGCAGTATGCTCAAAAACGAAGGTGAATTACCTTAAAGGACGTTCAATTGCCACGATGATGGCTGGTATTCCAGCTCTCATAGCAGCCAGGTTGAGCGAAGCGCCTAACAACCTGTATGAGAGTTTGCAAGCTTCGATAAACGGAATCACTTACTATCGGCGTGACAGATTGCTGAAATCCTCCTCTCTGACAAAAGCCACTGGTATGGAACGGGTGCCACCTCTATGAACCAGCTGGTTAGTTCTTTACAAGATTAACAAAGTTGACTCCTGGGAACTTGCCAGACACGATGAAGATATCGGGATTTTCaccattcttcatctgtaTGCCTTTGATATCCACAATGGCCCTATTATTGGACTTCAAGAAAGCCGTGATGAAGGAGTCTGTACTGGGTAAGCGTAGCCTAGAATGAAAGAACGGATGGCATGCTTATGATATTCGTGGAGTCTGAATTTGATAGGTCAAGCCTAAAAGACAATCAGTATGTCAGGGTTGAATATCAGGAATTTGGCTCACTTGACATATACAGGTTCCTTTCCGTTTTTGAGGAAGTACAAAAGGTCGTCAGAGGGGTGGAAATCTATCTGCTCCCGGTGATCAAATATGAAGCCAGTCACGTCTGCTATCGACTTAGCGACTTGACAAGCTTGCATGTCTTTATACTCACCAATATGTTCTCTCCAATCTTCTGGTTTTTTCAAAAGAGAGGGACTCCAGCAATAGGTGAAAGGTACTTTCAGTCTATCCAGAACACCTGGCCCCTCCATCTTGGTGAGGGTTGGTAGACCAAGGCTGGCAACTCGAAACTCGTTGATGACTCTTCCAAGCAAATGCCAAACCCTATAGAACCATCAGCGATAATGATATATTGGCCAACAAAGCAGATGTACTGATTCTCATAGATGGGATAGCTGAGATAATTAGTAAGTGAGGCGTTGGTGTTGGATCGTTGGATGATGGTTCCGGGATGTGGAAGAGTGATAGTGGGTGAACAAGGGTTGGCTAGATGCTCATCAGCTTTATTCCCGGCTTAAGGTCGGCAATAATCATACTCGAAAGGATATGTAGAGGAAGACCAAGAAGCTCAGCGATGGATACGTGGCAGGGAACATTGGGCGCCGAAATGATTAGATCAGCGGCAAAATGTGGATTTGTAGGTACAGCAGAGGGGCTGAAGGTCGAGCGATATAGTGATATTAATGTGAGTTCCATAGTTCTCTGGTCTGATATGATCATGAGCATGATACACACGCGTTGACAGTTAAATACCCACCCTTTGTCCAAGTAGACAGGTTCGCATCTGCTGGTGCGGAGAGAGGATACATTTCCAGCTTGTCATGCAGCCCAACTCGGCCATCTTTACCTGTCCTCCCTGCCAGATTATTCTTAGCTTGAGTAATTAGGTCTTCATAAAATTCCGATGTAACAATGCGGATTCGATGAGAATGTGAGACGATGAGTTCAATGGCAAGAGATATGAATTGGCGAAGATCATCTACAAGCATCAATTTAGTCGGTTGTTCCTTAATATTAAACCAGGAATTTACCTTCATCGCCGATTGCAAACATCACAATGTTGAATGATGGCACAGCTCCTTGTGGATCCAACGCATATTCCTTGACTCTTggagcaacagcagcaggtAGATCGCCGAGATTCTCCTGGACATCAATCCAGACATTGACATCCCCATAAGTCGTCAAAGAGGAGCGGACGTGGAGACCTGATCCAGAGCTAATGAATGCGCTGCGATCTATACTGAATTAGTCTTCAAAACATTTTTTCGCTGGATCTGTATATTTACCGGCGTCAGTAGGCACTGCGACATAATTGTTGCTCGCAGCGGGCGTTGTTGATGGCCCGCCCTGAGCTTCGTATGGTGGTGGCGATTCCATGGCTGATTATCGTTGAAGATTATAAAGAGGCAATTGCTAGATTGATATAAACATGGTCATGCCTTTTGACACCGCCTTTGAGCCTGAGATGGAAGGTGGGGGGGGAACAAGGTGACTTGCAGTGACGGATGGGAAGCGAGATCGGAACCAGAGTCGTTATCCTTATCAATTACCTAATCGTGCCTGGCTCACCCGGCCCCCAACTGTGGACGGATACCGCAACCACGCACCACTGTCGGTACTTAAAACAAGTGGTGTCGATCCTTTTGCTTTAAATCCGTATATATCGCCTGCATATACCTATTAACATTCCTGATAGAAGCAAGCCCTATATAAAATCCTCCAGGAGCACGAGCTACAAAAGCTAATTATCTCACCAAACCAACATAACACCTTTACGTTGTGCTAGTTAATAAATAGGATCGGTTGGCACAAACTCTCGGGCAAGTCCTGGATCGGCCGGAGGTCGGTATACGCTATGAACGCTTTCACCGGGTTCATAAACTTCAAAGTCTGATAGGGCGAATCGAATTGGCCTGGAACTGGAAATGACAGCCCTTGAGTGCTGCGATATCATTGTGAAGGGTTCGGAATCCGCCATTCATCCTGGAGCTTACGTTCGAGATTCATagtcttcttttttcattGACATTTGACCTTGATATGTGTTCGTCCTCATGCCACTCTCATAGATGGGGCCTATTTCTCCATATGGAAGAGATAATCACCTATAGCAGCTGAAATTTTTTGAGTCGTTAGACTACTACTTTCATCCGTCGACCAGTTGGATACCGATGCTTAGACTTTGCTGAACCTCAAGATATTTTGACCAGTCTTCCCAGTCATTGAGGATGGTCGTTGCTGAGGGTCAGCTTTCCTAATTTTAAATACTGTCCTCGTTTTAGACGGAGCTGCGGGTACGGAGCTAAGGAATCGCGATTGGGGTGACACAACGAGAGTCCATATTTATAAGTGTGGGGCCTTTATCAGTGGTAGAGGGGGTAATGGAGCCGGATGCAATGGGAGGTATATTTGATGTCTGCCGTTTGTTTTTTAcagaatggaaaagagagCGTGAGGACAGGCTAAGAAAAAAGCCTTCATCACTTCTATTTATATCGTTAACACGCTTAATCTGGCAGCAAAGGCCAGTACTTAAGGCtcgaggaaaggagagatgAAACCATCAAAACTCACATGACATCCATTATATCTCTGCTAACGATTAACTGGCAACGGCTCTTACAGTCAGAAATCCTTACGCCAACGTCTCCCCACTTTCAGTAAGTACAATTTAAACAAAACATAGCCTGCACAGTATTAACACAATGGTCGCAACCTAGCCAGCATACTCGTAGAATCCTTTTcccgtcttcttccccagcCAACCAgcatccaccatcctcaccaACAACCCCGCCGGCCTATACTTGCTATCCCCTGTCTCAGTATGCAGCACCCTCTGGATCGACAAACAAGTGTCAAGCCCAATAAGGTCCGCGAGCGCAAGTGGACCCATGGGGTGGCCCATCCCGAGTCGGAAGGTGGCATCAATATGTTCAGTAGAGGCGATACCTTTTTCAAGGACCATGATGGCCTCGTTAAGCATGGGCATGAGGATGGCATTGGCGATGAAGCCGGGGGAGTCTGCAGAGTGGGTGACCTCTGTATTGCACGTGAGCTCACGTGGTGGGCTGTAAAAAGGAAATATGAACAGACCTTTCTTGCACGCTTTGCCAAAAGCTGTAGCTTGGTCGATTGTTTGTTTGGAAGTTTGCAATGCAGGTATTATCTCGACGAGCTTCCTGAGAAGGTCAATAACTCTATAGTACGCTCTTGCACTCACATCACTGGGACAGGGTTAAAATAATGGATTCTATGATCCCAATTAATTCCTGGATAAGCTACCAACGTAGAATAACTCACCCGATCACTCTCTCTGCGCTGCTCTTCCCTTGAGCACCACCCATACTCCCCGCACTAGCAGCGAGCTTGGTAAGGCTGATAGAGCTCGTGTTGCTACCCAAAATTGAAGTAGGAGGCAGTAAGTCTCCCAGCCGCTTGAACAAACCGAGTTTGAGCTCTGGTATTTCAGGGATAGCCTACATCGCTGTTACCGCTTTGCCTGACTTCTCAAGCTTGAACTGCTCTCACCTCAATAACAATATCTACATCTTTTAGCTTTTCGTCCCCATTTAATCCCGACCCATCTCCTTTGACAGGGTTGATCCGAGCCAGAGCTTCATCGGCTTCTCCTTGTGTCATCCTGTTCTTGCTGACATCTTTCGACAAAAGAGATTGTACTCGTGACATGGCTTGCGAGAGGACTGCGGAGGAAGGATCATGGAGAGTGAGCGGTACACGGGCATGAACTGCGGTGACGTAGCTGTCAAGGTGTCAGCTTGATCCAATAGGCAGAGTAAGGAAATAATATACGCGATACCCAAGCCCATTTGCCCAGCGCCGATGATAGCTGCTTTGCGAAACGATTGGATGGCTGTCATTATGCGGATTGTGATGAAATTGGTTGATACGTAGTTGAAGATGTCTCAGCAGCAGACATGGACCAAACAAGATAACATAGTTGTGGGTATAAGAGTATATAGCAAAGAGTTGTTACTTCTGTTCGCTGGTCGCCTGATCTGCCGGTCACGATCCGTATAGCTTGTTGACGAAACACGCGACTGGTTAATTACCGGTGACAAGTAGTTTACCGTCCCCCTTTTCGTTCATCATTTATTTACTGCCTCCTATCGAGCCATTTTCGTCAATGGTATCATGGGGAATTGACCATAATATCCTCAGGCTGTCGGGAGATTTTCgcccttttttcttcttgtcgcTGGTACATGCACGACCAAACGGCAAATCTCATAATAATCTATATTTATTGCTAGTCGTCGTACCATTTGCTTGTCTTCTTTATTTGGCGAGGGAGGCCACCGGCTCGTCAAGACACCGGCGGAGATAGGGGTTTAGGCGTGTGAAGGATTCACAAGTTAGAAAGCAAGGACACTGGCAAGCCTATTTATCCATAGAAACGCTTTATGGGCTGCAGCGCTCTAGGCTTTACAAGGCGGTGAGGATTCCATAATTCCAGGAAATGCCCCTGAAATCTTCCCAAAAAAGCTGAGGTTGGATTAAAACAGTGCACATCTATAGCTGGCATTTGTCAGTTTATTTATTAGCGTCCCTAACTTGGTGCTATAATCGACATAAAATGGGAGTAAAAACGGATAATTAAACGCTGCGGCTTACGTCGGACGCGCATTGCTTTAGTGGGACGAGGCACGAGGAGTGTTCGGTCCTTACGGCGGTCGCGACTTTCGAAGAAATAGACGATGAAAGACGGATGGCATACGGTACTTCGCAGCCTTCTTGTACAGCAATAACTATCTCCAGCTCTTCACAGTTGACAGATCTCACTATTGCCTCTCTACTTCGTCTTTCAGCTCTGCTCGCCTTACTGTTTCGTCACTTCTTGACTTTAGCAACGATCAACCACGTCTCTTCAATCTTGTTGCTCCAAGCGAACCCGCAGTGATTACCGGAAAACAACGAGACTAACCAAAGGATCAAATTTCATCACAACCATCATTCAACTTGTGTAACGACAGGCCGACAGACAGCGGACAGCAGAGCAGCAATATCGCCTCGCGCTGTACCCTTCACTGTCATTTCACCGCTTGCTCCGGTCTCTGAACTTCTCAAGTCGCGTTCCGATTTGAGAGTACGACTCAGCCTTCTCAGTAGCTCGTACGTGAACACGGACCATGTCTTCATCGATTTCAGCCTCCTCGACAACGTCAGCAACAGCGTCCGCGAGCACGTCGGCAGCAGGCATCGTTGATTCTAGCTCAAACTCAGTTTTCAAGCTCGTCGGCATCTGTCTTGCCGTCGGTAGCGGTCTTCTCATCGGAACAAGTTTTgtgatcaagaagaaggggctAATCAATTCCACGGAAAAGTATGGGAACCAAGCAGGAGAGGGCCATGGGTATCTGAAGAGTTGGATATGGTGGGCGGGAATGTTGACAATGATTGTTGGAGAGATCTGCAACTTTGTGGCTTAGTGAGTGTAGCTTTGGCCGAAAGAAGAACCATGCTGAGAGACGAGTAGTGCATTCACAGAAGCCATTTTGGTGACTCCCATGGGTGCCCTCTCAGTAGTCGTGGCCGCTATATTATCACATTTCATGCTGAAAGAAAAGCTCACGTTTTTTGTGAGTCCAAAATGGGACCAAGTTGCGCAAACTCACCCTCTTACAGGGTTGGATAGGATGTACACTTTGTATTATGGGAGCCGTCATTATCGCTCTTAATGCCCCGGAAGAGCAATCTGTCACCACAATCAATGAGTTCAAGAAGATGTTTTTATCTGTCGGATTCCTCGTTTGGGCTTCACTTTCTATCGCAGCAAGTCTGGTGGTGGTATTCTTTGTCGCACCAAAATACGGGAAAAAGAACATGATGCCGTATATTAGTATTTGT from Cryptococcus neoformans var. neoformans B-3501A chromosome 7, whole genome shotgun sequence encodes:
- a CDS encoding hypothetical protein (HMMPfam hit to 3HCDH, 3-hydroxyacyl-CoA dehydrogenase, C-terminal domain, score: 178.8, E(): 1.1e-50; HMMPfam hit to 3HCDH_N, 3-hydroxyacyl-CoA dehydrogenase, NAD binding domain, score: 165.8, E(): 8.7e-47); amino-acid sequence: MTAIQSFRKAAIIGAGQMGLGIAYVTAVHARVPLTLHDPSSAVLSQAMSRVQSLLSKDVSKNRMTQGEADEALARINPVKGDGSGLNGDEKLKDVDIVIEAIPEIPELKLGLFKRLGDLLPPTSILGSNTSSISLTKLAASAGSMGGAQGKSSAERVIGIHYFNPVPVMKLVEIIPALQTSKQTIDQATAFGKACKKEVTHSADSPGFIANAILMPMLNEAIMVLEKGIASTEHIDATFRLGMGHPMGPLALADLIGLDTCLSIQRVLHTETGDSKYRPAGLLVRMVDAGWLGKKTGKGFYEYAG
- a CDS encoding hypothetical protein (Match to EST gb|CF192890.1|CF192890), with translation MESPPPYEAQGGPSTTPAASNNYVAVPTDADRSAFISSGSGLHVRSSLTTYGDVNVWIDVQENLGDLPAAVAPRVKEYALDPQGAVPSFNIVMFAIGDEDDLRQFISLAIELIVSHSHRIRIVTSEFYEDLITQAKNNLAGRTGKDGRVGLHDKLEMYPLSAPADANLSTWTKDQRTMELTLISLYRSTFSPSAVPTNPHFAADLIISAPNVPCHVSIAELLGLPLHILSTNPCSPTITLPHPGTIIQRSNTNASLTNYLSYPIYENQVWHLLGRVINEFRVASLGLPTLTKMEGPGVLDRLKVPFTYCWSPSLLKKPEDWREHIDVTGFIFDHREQIDFHPSDDLLYFLKNGKEPVYVKLRLPSTDSFITAFLKSNNRAIVDIKGIQMKNGENPDIFIVGGTRSIPVAFVREEDFSNLSRRYFWGRQIHQVGIAAFISSDVLSCEEITSALEEALSPRVQSAAREYGSQLSTEDGTKGAAETIHKHLPLLSMRCDIIPSRAAIWYSPEYNLHLSGIAAGVLVDEGKLSFKTLEPNRSKEYPVNIADSDPIIGGTQAFFLALTASVLNVLHMFNQPREVDISAQQPVIISQVRNPSGGWTWSYEQATRQRVPITDFKSGMKEARDELTTGVKDGMKALVMEPLYGFKEGGPVGGVFGLVRGGVSLVTRPLGSGISAVRYGAQGAIREVDGRATKLFTLDYSSPAESLRPSRKAASIEELRKITQEDRKRILEEFKHAKSDEATESRKVKEEAISLGKMPERARGGIELGRYTSPLSNEADKSSKKWWKGKGKGKERASETTLGPQQPLQSSSGLTSPSSSSHTDEKLWPSEKK